The proteins below are encoded in one region of Epinephelus lanceolatus isolate andai-2023 chromosome 7, ASM4190304v1, whole genome shotgun sequence:
- the LOC144463791 gene encoding uncharacterized protein LOC144463791, whose product MVRTVYVPLFGSQQGSSQRHVSDRTMDETEPPSPRDKRGNKRGKVNVRGQKTRFVLKVKFPKLDNSTLSKKATEGETTERRWTAEATANKTKATVSSGGAGAESDSVGRDVFFFSQRPTSTATNEKEKARLAVLRTISKMLEENQLIRERLATVSQAN is encoded by the exons ATGGTTAGGACCGTGTATGTGCCCCTGTTTGGCTCACAGCAGGGCTCCAGTCAAAGACATGTATCAGACCGGACCATGGACGAGACTGAGCCCCCCTCTCCGCGGGACAAGCGCGGGAACAAGCGGGGTAAAGTTAACGTTAGAGGCCAAAAAACTCGGTTCGTTTTGAAAGTCAAATTTCCAAAACTCGACAACAGCACTTTGTCCAAGAAGGCGacagagggggagacaacaGAGAGAAGGTGGACGGCAGAGGCCACTGCAAATAAAACCAAGGCGACTGTGAGCAGCGGAG GTGCTGGCGCTGAGTCGGACTCTGTTGGTAGAgatgttttcttcttctcccaAAGACCCACCAGCACAGCAACAAACGAGAAGGAAAAG GCCAGGCTTGCAGTTCTTAGGACCATCTCCAAGATGCTGGAGGAGAACCAGCTTATCAGAGAGAGACTGGCCACCGTCAGCCAGGCCAACTGA